Proteins encoded by one window of Synechococcus sp. WH 7805:
- a CDS encoding queuosine precursor transporter, protein MDASIQARRDFVFLVLAGLFLGTLGMLNILGLTRFLELGHIGSWPIVVAVGALPYPITFLCTDLISELWGEKRAGQVVWVGLLLNGWVVLILWLGGLLPGVEGAPDSTFFEIQRLAFGSVFASMAAYLTAQFVDVRLFHFWKQFSGGRALWLRNNGSTLVSQLVDTSAVVLISHYASGVLPVRPGEPVAPQLVSFIASGYLFKAMAALIDTMPFIWLTGWLRQWLAVPRTGSEIGGDHDPTMQGMTPRSSLAGLQK, encoded by the coding sequence ATGGACGCCTCAATCCAGGCACGCCGCGACTTTGTCTTTCTGGTTCTGGCGGGGCTGTTTCTCGGCACCTTGGGGATGCTCAACATCCTCGGGCTCACTCGCTTCCTCGAACTGGGACACATCGGGTCGTGGCCGATCGTGGTGGCCGTTGGCGCCTTGCCCTATCCGATCACATTTCTGTGCACGGATCTGATCAGTGAGTTGTGGGGTGAGAAGAGAGCCGGCCAGGTGGTGTGGGTTGGTCTGCTTCTCAACGGCTGGGTCGTGCTGATCCTCTGGCTGGGCGGCTTGCTCCCCGGTGTTGAAGGAGCCCCGGATTCCACATTCTTTGAAATCCAGAGGCTGGCCTTTGGCTCGGTGTTCGCCTCCATGGCGGCATATCTCACTGCACAGTTCGTGGACGTGCGCCTCTTCCACTTCTGGAAACAGTTCAGCGGTGGACGGGCGCTCTGGCTGCGCAACAACGGCTCAACACTGGTGAGTCAGCTGGTGGATACCAGCGCTGTGGTGCTGATCAGCCACTACGCCTCCGGCGTTCTGCCCGTTCGCCCCGGTGAACCCGTGGCTCCGCAGCTGGTGTCGTTCATCGCCAGTGGGTACCTCTTTAAGGCCATGGCCGCACTGATCGACACCATGCCTTTCATCTGGCTCACCGGCTGGCTGCGCCAGTGGTTGGCCGTGCCTCGCACGGGCAGTGAGATCGGCGGAGATCACGATCCCACCATGCAGGGCATGACACCTCGCTCATCCCTGGCAGGCTTACAGAAATAA
- the crtR gene encoding beta-carotene hydroxylase codes for MTQAFVQPEMPAAEVRLRSVPKQFVDPPAAWNPTVGLFLGGYALAALTIWGWFSAGWPLPVMLITGFLALHLEGTVVHDACHKSAHPVPWVNQLMGHGSALLLGFSFPVFTRVHLEHHAHVNDPKNDPDHIVSTFGPLWLIAPRFFYHEVFFFQRKLWKRWELMQWGFERAVFFTIVAAAVTFDFLPFIFNCWFAPALMVGVTLGLFFDYLPHRPFTSRNRWTNARIYPGRLMNWLIMGQNYHLVHHLWPSVPWFEYKPAYEATKPLLDAKGSPQRLGIFETRADGANFLYDILVGVRSHNHRRGKMRRAARFIPGRALQRSWLGFVDRIAIKTQPRRPHSH; via the coding sequence ATGACCCAGGCTTTCGTCCAACCTGAAATGCCGGCCGCGGAGGTTCGTTTGCGTTCTGTTCCGAAACAGTTCGTTGATCCACCCGCAGCCTGGAATCCCACGGTGGGCTTGTTTTTGGGCGGTTATGCCCTGGCTGCTCTCACGATCTGGGGCTGGTTTTCAGCCGGTTGGCCGTTGCCTGTGATGTTGATCACGGGGTTTCTGGCGCTGCACCTTGAGGGAACCGTCGTACATGACGCTTGCCACAAATCGGCTCATCCCGTGCCGTGGGTGAACCAATTGATGGGCCATGGGTCGGCTCTCTTGCTGGGTTTCAGTTTTCCGGTTTTCACGCGGGTGCACCTCGAACACCACGCCCACGTCAACGATCCGAAGAACGATCCGGACCATATTGTGAGCACCTTCGGCCCGCTCTGGCTGATCGCCCCACGATTTTTTTATCACGAGGTCTTTTTCTTTCAGCGCAAACTCTGGAAGCGCTGGGAGCTGATGCAGTGGGGATTCGAGCGTGCCGTGTTCTTCACGATCGTTGCCGCTGCGGTCACCTTTGATTTTCTGCCGTTCATCTTCAACTGCTGGTTTGCACCGGCCCTGATGGTGGGCGTCACCCTCGGGCTCTTCTTTGACTACCTGCCCCATCGTCCATTCACGTCCAGGAATCGCTGGACGAATGCTCGGATCTACCCAGGCAGGCTGATGAACTGGCTGATCATGGGACAGAACTATCACCTTGTGCACCATCTCTGGCCATCGGTGCCTTGGTTTGAGTACAAGCCTGCCTATGAGGCCACCAAACCCCTTCTGGACGCCAAAGGTTCACCGCAACGTCTCGGGATTTTTGAGACCCGTGCTGATGGTGCCAATTTCCTCTACGACATTCTTGTGGGCGTGCGCAGTCACAATCACCGCAGAGGCAAAATGCGCAGAGCTGCCCGCTTTATTCCCGGCCGCGCTTTGCAGCGCAGCTGGCTGGGTTTTGTGGACCGCATCGCCATCAAAACCCAGCCACGCCGGCCGCACTCACACTGA
- a CDS encoding DUF2555 domain-containing protein codes for MTITPERLASFDEASVASLARRLEDDDYPTPFEGLSDWHLLRALAIHRPELTRPYVHLIDQEPFDED; via the coding sequence ATGACGATCACGCCGGAGCGTCTGGCTTCCTTCGATGAAGCCTCGGTGGCCTCCCTGGCCCGTCGTCTTGAAGACGACGACTACCCAACCCCGTTTGAGGGCCTTAGCGACTGGCACCTGCTTCGTGCTCTGGCGATTCATCGCCCTGAGCTCACGCGTCCCTATGTGCACCTGATCGATCAGGAACCCTTCGACGAGGACTGA
- a CDS encoding Ycf66 family protein — protein MLATLAGDLCLVVGLAVLLLPLLVTELSRPRDGLWGAVVLLLGLVLVTSSDRLRGAPMLAVACAGLLISRLGSEVAQSRWNQLNPEEQQRLKSSERWSTSLQQLSTTFSTLLSNAGQALGSLKPKAPAAERPEGSSRTGKRWVRPEPETEADKAKAPEPTEPDPKATPPTSEDG, from the coding sequence ATGCTGGCCACCCTTGCAGGAGATCTCTGTCTGGTGGTGGGGCTGGCGGTTCTGCTGCTTCCGCTTCTGGTGACGGAACTGAGCCGTCCTCGCGATGGACTCTGGGGTGCCGTGGTTCTGCTGCTCGGACTGGTGCTGGTGACCAGCAGCGACCGCCTCCGGGGAGCACCGATGCTGGCGGTGGCTTGCGCAGGGCTGCTGATCAGTCGCCTTGGAAGCGAAGTGGCTCAGTCCCGCTGGAATCAGCTGAACCCTGAGGAGCAGCAGCGATTGAAATCCAGTGAGCGCTGGTCCACCAGCCTGCAGCAGCTCAGTACAACATTCAGCACATTGCTGAGCAACGCCGGCCAGGCCCTGGGCAGCCTCAAGCCCAAAGCCCCTGCCGCTGAACGCCCTGAAGGCAGCAGCCGCACCGGCAAGCGCTGGGTCAGACCCGAACCGGAGACTGAAGCCGACAAAGCCAAAGCACCTGAACCGACAGAGCCTGATCCAAAAGCCACACCCCCAACCAGCGAAGACGGATAA
- a CDS encoding NAD(P)/FAD-dependent oxidoreductase: MAGERFYLELEPPEERLRHAPHVVIVGGGFAGVRACKALANADVRISLIDKRNFNLFQPLLYQVATGLVSRGDVATPLRQMVGRQRNVQVLLGEVTQINPEGQQIVFNGKAYGYDYLVLATGSGSTFFGHENWRTFAPPMKILEHAEEIRRRLLMAMEQAEQTPDPEARRFLQTVVIVGGGPTGCEMAGATSELMRNAMRREFRQLNPSDTRIVLVDPGDRVLRAMPESLSQAAQETLEALGVEMLFKGRVQTMQPGEVTVGTPDGDRRLQAATVIWTAGVRPSHLGKKLADAIGCETDRSGRVIVAPDFSVPGHPEIRVVGDLCSYKHTRDGNPLPGMAGPATQAGGFVGKDIAAVVSGRSRPTFSWFDFGSMAVLDRVDAVADLRGFKFKGGIGWLLWAAAHLAFMPDRENRYTLLIKWIFAVVSQSRASMLLTGMPSQHMGLDAPDAAFPMQSGSGPSIAEPGAALRAAMDYYSNQVSGLPTQSGSGDSAAAIK, from the coding sequence ATGGCTGGTGAGCGTTTCTACCTCGAGCTTGAGCCCCCAGAGGAACGCCTTCGTCATGCCCCCCACGTGGTGATCGTTGGCGGTGGATTCGCTGGTGTCAGAGCCTGCAAAGCCTTGGCCAATGCCGACGTTCGCATCAGCCTGATCGACAAACGAAATTTCAACTTGTTTCAGCCACTTCTGTACCAGGTGGCCACTGGTCTGGTCTCCCGCGGCGATGTAGCAACGCCTCTGCGACAAATGGTTGGACGCCAGCGCAATGTGCAGGTGCTGCTGGGTGAAGTAACCCAGATCAACCCTGAAGGCCAGCAGATCGTTTTCAACGGCAAGGCTTATGGCTACGACTATCTCGTTCTTGCCACCGGTTCAGGCAGCACATTCTTCGGGCATGAAAACTGGCGCACCTTTGCGCCACCGATGAAGATCCTCGAACACGCTGAAGAGATCCGCCGCCGCCTGCTGATGGCGATGGAGCAAGCAGAGCAGACCCCTGACCCAGAAGCGCGTCGATTCCTTCAAACGGTCGTGATTGTGGGCGGCGGACCCACAGGCTGCGAAATGGCGGGCGCCACTTCTGAATTGATGCGCAATGCCATGCGCCGTGAGTTCCGCCAGCTCAACCCATCAGATACCCGCATCGTTCTGGTGGATCCGGGCGATCGTGTTTTGAGGGCCATGCCGGAGTCGCTATCTCAAGCTGCCCAGGAAACCCTTGAGGCCCTTGGCGTGGAAATGCTCTTCAAGGGGCGGGTGCAGACAATGCAGCCCGGCGAGGTGACCGTGGGCACTCCCGATGGAGACCGACGCCTTCAGGCCGCCACTGTGATCTGGACAGCCGGTGTCCGCCCTTCCCATCTCGGGAAGAAACTGGCTGACGCCATCGGCTGCGAAACCGACAGGAGCGGACGCGTGATCGTGGCACCGGACTTCTCGGTGCCAGGCCACCCGGAAATCCGCGTGGTCGGGGACCTCTGCTCCTACAAGCACACCCGGGACGGCAATCCTCTGCCTGGAATGGCGGGACCCGCCACCCAGGCCGGCGGCTTCGTGGGCAAAGACATTGCCGCCGTGGTGAGTGGACGATCACGTCCAACGTTCAGCTGGTTTGACTTCGGCAGCATGGCCGTGCTCGACCGGGTGGACGCTGTCGCCGATCTGCGCGGTTTCAAGTTCAAAGGGGGCATCGGTTGGCTGCTCTGGGCTGCCGCCCACCTCGCCTTCATGCCCGATCGGGAAAACCGCTACACCTTGCTGATCAAATGGATCTTTGCAGTGGTGTCGCAGTCGAGAGCATCGATGCTGCTCACGGGGATGCCCAGTCAGCACATGGGACTGGATGCCCCAGATGCTGCATTTCCAATGCAGTCTGGCTCCGGCCCCTCGATCGCCGAACCCGGTGCTGCACTAAGGGCCGCAATGGATTACTACTCCAATCAGGTGTCTGGGCTGCCCACTCAGAGCGGAAGCGGAGACTCAGCAGCCGCCATCAAATAA
- a CDS encoding creatininase family protein codes for MNPSLPGPADSTDAIRLALQSWPDVDRYLQTCKGVIIPLGSTEQHGPTGAIGTDALTAEAVALELGRRSGVLVTPVQAFGMAEHHLGFAGTMSLQPATLLAVLHDLVLSLATHGFERILVVNGHGGNIATTRAAFAQAYGTAASRGLEVAPRLRCKLSNWFMAGPVMRRARELYGEREGQHATPSEIAVTLHLHRCLQEKQRPLPEAAACGAIHGPQDFRRRHPDGRMGSDPYLAKPEHGQELLNTAAETLREDLSTFLTAE; via the coding sequence ATGAACCCATCGCTCCCCGGCCCGGCGGACAGTACCGATGCCATTCGCCTGGCTCTGCAGAGCTGGCCGGACGTGGATCGCTACCTACAGACCTGCAAGGGCGTGATCATCCCCCTGGGTTCCACAGAGCAGCATGGGCCCACCGGCGCCATCGGCACCGATGCTCTCACCGCTGAAGCAGTGGCTCTCGAACTGGGACGACGCAGCGGTGTGTTGGTCACGCCGGTTCAAGCCTTCGGCATGGCTGAGCACCACCTCGGCTTTGCCGGCACCATGAGCCTTCAACCCGCCACGCTCCTGGCGGTGCTCCACGATCTGGTGCTCTCTCTGGCCACCCATGGATTCGAGCGGATCCTGGTGGTGAATGGGCACGGAGGCAACATCGCCACCACAAGGGCCGCCTTTGCCCAGGCCTACGGCACGGCTGCCAGCCGTGGCCTCGAGGTGGCCCCCAGGCTCCGCTGCAAGCTTTCCAACTGGTTCATGGCCGGGCCTGTGATGCGCCGCGCCAGGGAGCTCTACGGAGAGCGTGAAGGGCAACACGCCACCCCCAGCGAAATCGCCGTCACCTTGCATCTGCACCGCTGCCTGCAGGAGAAGCAACGCCCCCTGCCCGAAGCCGCAGCCTGCGGGGCCATTCATGGTCCGCAGGACTTCCGCCGCCGCCACCCCGATGGCCGCATGGGATCCGACCCCTATCTGGCCAAGCCTGAGCATGGCCAGGAGCTGCTGAATACAGCCGCGGAGACGTTGCGCGAGGATCTCAGTACTTTCCTCACTGCCGAATGA
- a CDS encoding PCP reductase family protein, with amino-acid sequence MNWTSDAEEALREVPFFVRPAVRRRIESIAIEQKRDLIDSTFYGEARSQFARRS; translated from the coding sequence ATGAATTGGACGTCCGACGCCGAAGAAGCGCTTCGCGAAGTTCCCTTCTTTGTTCGTCCAGCGGTCCGTCGCAGGATCGAATCAATAGCAATTGAGCAGAAGCGTGATCTGATCGACAGCACGTTCTACGGAGAGGCGAGATCCCAGTTCGCCCGCCGTTCGTGA
- a CDS encoding DNA-3-methyladenine glycosylase codes for MVIALFDFSPLPPSFFSRSAEEVGPHLIGCRLVKRQEDGSLLWGVIVETEAYSQEEPACHGYRRRSPQNETLFGEPGRFYVYVSYGIHHCVNVVTDRADWANGVLLRAVALPGEPERVAAGPGLLARRFGIDRQMDGCAACTGKDLWIAPRPSNLREPALFTTTRIGIARGQELPWRWYLQASRSVSKRAKGDRKPQLEDAYKPSASCANGSPPFKVKESERTPS; via the coding sequence ATGGTCATCGCCTTGTTTGACTTCTCTCCTCTGCCCCCATCCTTTTTCTCCCGCTCTGCCGAGGAGGTGGGCCCCCACCTGATTGGCTGCAGGTTGGTGAAACGCCAAGAGGACGGCAGCCTGCTTTGGGGCGTGATTGTGGAAACGGAGGCGTATTCCCAGGAGGAGCCTGCCTGTCATGGCTATCGGCGCAGGAGCCCTCAAAACGAAACGCTCTTTGGTGAGCCAGGTCGCTTCTATGTGTATGTGAGCTACGGCATTCACCACTGCGTGAATGTGGTTACCGATCGGGCGGACTGGGCCAATGGTGTGTTGCTCAGGGCCGTGGCGCTGCCTGGTGAGCCAGAGCGTGTGGCAGCGGGACCCGGGCTGCTGGCCCGTCGCTTCGGGATTGATCGGCAGATGGATGGTTGTGCAGCCTGCACTGGGAAGGATCTCTGGATCGCCCCGCGTCCTTCAAATCTGCGGGAGCCAGCGCTGTTCACGACCACCCGCATTGGAATTGCCAGAGGCCAGGAGCTGCCGTGGCGCTGGTATCTCCAGGCGAGTCGCAGCGTGAGCAAAAGGGCCAAGGGAGACCGAAAGCCGCAGCTGGAGGATGCCTACAAACCCAGTGCATCCTGTGCGAATGGATCACCTCCCTTTAAAGTTAAAGAGAGTGAGCGGACGCCCAGTTGA
- the gatC gene encoding Asp-tRNA(Asn)/Glu-tRNA(Gln) amidotransferase subunit GatC, translating to MSDITADDVRKVAHLARLDLPEETIATYTGQLERILDYVDQLQAVDTEGVPATTRAVEVVNVTREDTVEATEVREALLDQAPLREGDFFRVPKILAD from the coding sequence ATGAGCGACATCACGGCCGACGACGTGCGCAAGGTGGCCCATCTGGCCCGTCTCGATCTCCCTGAGGAGACCATCGCCACCTACACCGGTCAGCTGGAGAGAATCCTTGATTACGTCGACCAGCTGCAGGCCGTTGATACGGAAGGAGTGCCGGCAACCACCCGCGCCGTGGAAGTTGTCAACGTCACTCGTGAAGACACCGTCGAAGCGACCGAAGTGAGAGAAGCACTGCTGGATCAAGCCCCACTTCGGGAAGGGGACTTCTTCCGAGTCCCGAAGATCCTGGCCGATTAG
- a CDS encoding aspartate carbamoyltransferase catalytic subunit, translating to MSAWTHRHILDLSTFSREDYAAVLELAHRFSAMPVTGARRLPALQGRLVATLFFEPSTRTRSSFELAAKRLSADVSSFSPSSSSLSKGESLLDTARTYVAMGADVLVVRHRCTGVPRQLAEALERTGERTVVLNGGDGLHSHPSQGLLDLYTLAQHFNPSHPLPEALRGRRIVIVGDVLHSRVARSNLWALTACGADVILCGPPSLVPEAFAQFVAQPPPGQATDPVADRGSLTVVRNLDDALAGADAVMTLRLQKERMRQHMLTSLDRYHRDFGLSHERLQACQVAIPVLHPGPVNRGVEMSGALLDDLSANRVEDQVRNGIPIRMALLYLMAAAESPLPL from the coding sequence TTGAGCGCGTGGACCCACCGCCACATCCTCGATCTCTCCACCTTCTCCAGGGAGGATTACGCGGCTGTTCTGGAGCTGGCTCATCGGTTCAGCGCAATGCCGGTCACTGGCGCGCGGAGGCTGCCGGCGCTTCAGGGGCGGCTGGTGGCCACACTCTTCTTCGAACCAAGCACCCGCACCCGCAGCAGCTTTGAGCTGGCGGCTAAGCGGTTGTCTGCCGACGTCTCCAGCTTCTCGCCTTCCAGCAGCTCGCTCAGCAAGGGAGAGTCCCTGCTCGACACAGCACGCACGTATGTGGCCATGGGCGCGGATGTGCTGGTGGTGCGACACCGCTGCACAGGCGTGCCCAGGCAGTTGGCCGAAGCCCTCGAACGCACGGGTGAGCGCACCGTGGTGCTCAATGGCGGCGATGGCCTGCACAGCCATCCAAGCCAGGGGCTGCTCGATCTCTACACCCTGGCGCAGCATTTCAACCCCAGTCACCCGTTGCCGGAGGCTCTGCGCGGACGCCGCATTGTGATCGTGGGCGATGTTCTCCACTCCCGGGTGGCGCGCTCCAATCTCTGGGCCCTCACCGCCTGTGGCGCGGATGTGATTCTCTGCGGTCCGCCAAGCCTGGTGCCTGAGGCCTTTGCGCAGTTCGTGGCCCAGCCGCCGCCGGGACAAGCCACAGACCCCGTTGCCGATCGGGGCTCGTTGACCGTGGTGCGCAACCTTGATGATGCGCTGGCCGGAGCCGATGCGGTGATGACCTTGCGTTTGCAGAAGGAGCGCATGCGTCAGCACATGCTCACCAGTCTGGATCGCTATCACCGCGACTTCGGGCTCAGCCATGAGCGGCTACAGGCCTGCCAGGTTGCGATTCCCGTGCTTCACCCTGGCCCGGTGAACCGGGGTGTGGAGATGAGCGGTGCCCTTCTCGATGATCTGAGCGCCAATCGCGTGGAGGATCAGGTGCGCAACGGCATCCCGATCCGCATGGCGCTGCTTTATTTGATGGCGGCTGCTGAGTCTCCGCTTCCGCTCTGA
- a CDS encoding DUF565 domain-containing protein — translation MTARLQSTQLQQSLGEASTRLDRWAKNPWRRASLLLIALTGSFMLGNGIPAISGSLNLMDPLASMLSVGVLEVMVRVRRHWARDHNNHLGRQLLDMIRIGLLYGLLLEGFKLL, via the coding sequence ATGACCGCCCGTCTTCAGTCAACCCAGCTTCAACAAAGCCTTGGAGAAGCCTCGACTCGGCTCGACCGTTGGGCGAAGAATCCCTGGCGTCGTGCCTCCCTCCTCCTGATCGCCCTGACGGGAAGCTTCATGCTCGGAAACGGTATTCCTGCCATTTCCGGTTCCCTCAATCTGATGGATCCGCTGGCATCCATGTTGAGCGTTGGGGTTCTAGAGGTGATGGTGCGCGTGAGGCGTCACTGGGCCAGGGATCACAACAATCATCTGGGCCGTCAGCTTCTGGACATGATCCGTATCGGTCTGTTGTATGGGCTCCTGCTGGAGGGTTTCAAGCTTCTCTGA